The segment GACATAAGGGGCGTGGCTACCATTCAGGTCAACCCGTTCTTTGATTTGAGACTAATACCGCATAGACATCACGTCCTTAAGGTTATTACAGGCTTTATGTACACTCTAGGTAACCTTGACTTCATTGTTCAGGTTATATCAAAGGATGACATCTCGGAGGAATTCCCTGACGTCTTGTGGACAGCTGAAGGGGAGGACATATTTGTATCAGAGATGCACGTAGACAGAATTAGGTTGGAATCAGTTTTAAAGAAATTGAAGAACAGATCCATGGAGATTATACTCTCTACGAAGAGTCCCCTCTACGCTTTAGGATATTCAATCCCTTATGAGATATTTAGGAAGGGGATGTGGACTTACCCTAAAATTGAGGTGACGGTTAAAAAATGACGCCTTCTGTAACACAACTTCCTTAAACCGTTCATGGTCTAACTTTAAATCGAAAAGAAACAATTAGACTTTGATCCTTTTGATAGACTTTTCGGAATTTAGAGAGGAGATTCCTGCGGTTAAGGAGTTTGTTTACCTCAACCACGCAGCAGTCTCACCCACACCCATATTCGCCCTTATGGAGAGCTTTAGATACATTTACGGGATATCAAGTAAAGGGAGTCTACATGCTAACGTTATTGAAAACGACGATTTGCTGTCTTTGAGGGAAACTGTATCAAAGTTTATCAATTCCTCCCCTAATGAAATTTCGTTCGTACCTAACACTAGTTACGGCATCAATATGATCGTTCACGGCCTTAGACTAAATAGGGGCGACCTTATATTAACTAACAACCTTGAGTTTCCAGCAACTGTTTACCCCTTGTACAAGTTAACTCAAAGAGGGATTAAGGTAAAGATGATTAAATCTGGTCCAGCTGAGTTGGAGAGCTCTATATATAACGAAATAACCGACGACGTTAAGTTAGTTGTAATCAGTCACGTGAGTTTCAACACCGGTGTTAAACTAAACGTAAAGAGGATAGCTGAGAAGGCTAAGAGAGTCGGCTCCTTAGTTCTTGTAGACTCCATTCAGTCAGCAGGAGCGATGAAGATAGACGTTAAGGAGATGAACGTAGACTTTCTTGTGAGCGGAGGATATAAGTGGCTGATGTCGCCGCAGGGTTCGGGTTTCATGTTCGTTAGGGAAGGACTTATTGAAGATCCACCATTTTACGGTTGGAAAACTAGTTCAAGCTTCATGGATTTCGACCCTGAAAGATTCTCCCTTGAAAAGGGACCTAGAAGGTTTGAGATAGGAACCGTGGACGTCTCGTCTAACCTCGCTTTATGTAAGGTGATTGAAAGATTGACCCCATTAAGGGAAGACGTAGAGAGGAGGATCCTAGAGCTCTCGGCTCACGCTATAGATGAGGCAGAAGATAAGGGGTTGGAGGTAGTGACCCCTAAGGAGGCGAGAGCTGGTATAGTTGTGGTTAAAGTTAACGAACCGAAAAAGATCGCGGAGAAACTTCTAGCCAGGAAAATAGTGGTCTCTCCTAGGGGCGCCGGAATAAGGCTATCCTCACACTTCTATAATACTGAGGAGGAGATTTCAAAAGCTATTTCTGGGATTCGAGAAGCTTTGACTTGATTGCGTAATAGGCCTCCTCTATGTCTTCCATTATTCTTACTAGGTTTACGAAAATTAGTTCATCTACACCTGATCTATATATGCTGATAATATCAGAAAGCTCTTGGGCCAAGGGAGCCAAAATCACCCCCTTCCTGGCAAGGTTCCATATTAGATCCTCGTCTCTCCCATCAACCAAATTAGACCCTAAGATTGAAAGTTCGCTTAACATACCTTCTATCGCCTTTCTTACCTCCAACCTTACCTGTTCGTCAGCTAAGAAGCTCTCTTTGCTCATCTTGGACGCTCTTTCCAAGATCATGTAGTAATCCCGAAATCCCATGACAACTAATCTAATTACAAGGTTTATACTTTTAGCTTCTCAAGGCTCGTCTTAATCTTTTTATTCCTCTTGTGATCAATTACACAAGTTAAGATCAGGTTAGTTTCTGCTCTGATACTTGAGACTCTCCAAGTTAAAAACGTTATAAAAGGATATTAGCATTTTAAATCATGCTAGTCAATCTCTTAGGTAACTTATCCGAGAGGATAAGCACAAAGAGCCCTTCCTTTCTTCTCGTCATAGGCACCACTGACGTGAGCTTAATACCTGGCGTTACAATAGCAGGTGCTACTCCTGAACTAACTATGGTAACTCCGGCTGCAGACGCTGAGTACCTCATTACTGGAACGTGTAAGACGATTAAAGGTGTCCCAGTTACCCCGGACGGAATTCCCACTCCTGCAGTTTTAACCAGGGCTTCTCTATCCTTCTTGCGTGTTGACAAACTCATTGTGAACGCAGGGGCAAGGGTTAAGCCTCTGATATCTTTCGTGGACCTTCACGGTGAACCTGGAAGGGATATAAGGAAGGGTGGGGTTAGAAAGGAAGTCGGAGAGAGGATCATCCAAAACGCCATTCTACTAGCGGAGAGTCTATCCAGCCACGATCTCCTAATGATAGGTGAATCTATTCCCGCAGGTACCACTACGGCAGCTGCCGTGTTGACCGGATTGGGATTTGACGGCGTACAAATAGTCAGCTCTGCCTCACCTAACAATCCTAAAGACTTAAAGAGAACAATAGTAAACGAAGCGTTAGCACGAGCACCTTCCGACGTTAGAGAAAGGATATTCTGGCTATCTGATCCAGTCCTTTTAGCGGTTGCAGGGCTAGCGATTGGATTTAAAGGACAGGTTGTATTGGCAGGAGGAACTCAGATGACTGCCGTTGCGGCAATAATAAGAGAGCTCGCTCCAGAGAGGTTGAGGGATGTGGGGATAATGACCACTCGTTGGATAGTGAAGGACAGTTCGGCCAACATACTGAAAGTATCCAAAGAATTAGATATAAACTTATCCTACTCAGACATAGATCTTGGAAGAAGTAAGTATAACGGTTTAAGGGTTTACGAGAGAGGGATCGTGAAAGAGGGAGTTGGAGCAGGTGGAGCCCTAGGACTTGCCATGAACTCTGGAATAGGAGAAGATCAGCTGTTACAGAAGATAGAGAGGTTTTACTCCTATCTTATTAACAGCTAGACGATTTAGTGGATCATGAAGATTTTAGTGACCGATGAGGGAGAGGTAGCTAGGGAGATAGCTGCTGAGATTGAAGCAGAAGTTGTAGTTGGGGACTCCCCATATAGGGTCTCTCAGGAGAGACCTGACATCGTAATACACACTTACGAGACGCCGTATTACGAAGCTAACGTTGACAAAGCTAGAGCTTGGAACGTAAATACTTGGTTGGCAATAAACATAGCTAGAGCTGCCCATAGAGTTGGCGCTAAGAACGTTTATCTTTCGTCATCAATGATTTTTAACGGAAGGAGAGGATTCTATAAGGAAACATCAACGCCTGATCCTCTAAACTACTACGGTATAACCAAACTTGCAGGTGAGACTGGCATAGCTTCTTTGGGTAACTACCTAATCTTGAGGGTCGGTCTCCTTTTCTCCCTTTCCTTTAAGGGCTTGCTAAGCGGCTTACTTAAGAACCTAATATTAAGGGGAAAAGTAATTTGCAACAAGAACTTCTACTTTTCGGCCATCTCTACCAAAGAGTTAGGTAAAGTGATATCTCAGCTTCTGTTGAAAGAGGCGACTGGAGTAATAAACGTGGGGAACAGAATCAATCAGTGTGAGGCCTTTAAGGAGATAGCTAGTTATTTTCCTGGTCAAGTTATAGAAAGGGACGGGGAACATTTCGACCTTTCGCTAGATGACTGGCTGATCAGATCGTTCGGTATCAAGCTCTCATTTAAGAGAGATATAAAGGAGCTTTTGATCGTACCTCAAAAGAACGGACAGACCTTAAATCGATCTCTATCCAGTTTACTAAACCTGTGATTTAAACCCCAGACACATGACGCTTAAAGCGCTAACGTGTGATAAAGCTACAATTTTTTAATTGTAGACAGGTAAAACCCACTATGAGAACGGTTTTTGTAGATATGGGAGATACGTTAGTGAAATTCGTCCCAAGAATGCATGAAAGCGTTGCTAACGCCATGAGGGAACAGGGTATTGAAGTCACTGAAAAGGAAGTCTTTAGAGCCTTAATGAAACATATGGGCAAATCCAACTTCCCCCACCCAGATCACGATGGGCTGTCAAAACTAGACTTCGCAGACATATTTTATGAAATGGGGAGGCCAGTTGATCTTGAAGTTATAAAAAACCTCTCCTCAAGGAATTACTTATCAGATCGTTTTGAGCTTTACGATGACGCCATTCCATTCTTAAAAGAGTTGAAATCTAACAACGTTAAGGTTATTCTTGTTACTAACACTACCAGAAAGGTTCACACTATATTAAAAACCCTGGGGCTTTATCAATACTTAGATAGCGTGATAGCGTCCTGTGACGTGGGGGTCATGAAGCCCAACCCTAAGATTTTCTATCACGCTATGAAGGAGGCAGGAGACACTGGCGTTCACATCGGTGACGTATATGAGATAGATTATGTAGGAGCAAAGAGAGCGTATTTGGAACCGATTCTACTTGATCGCTTCGGCTTCTACGAGGAAATAAAGGAGAACAAGGTGAGCGATCTATATCAGGCTCTGGACTTACTAAAAGAAAAATTGAAATTTTGATGGAAAGCGTTCCTCCCCATCCTAAACCTAAATGGGAGTTAGAACAGTACTTAACACCTTCGTACATAGCTTCCACGATAGTTTGGACAGCTTACGTTAGGGGGGAGATAGAGAATAAAAGGGTGGCAGATTTAGGCTGTGGTACAGGAAGATTCTGCTTAGGTATATCCGCTTTAGGTGGACATTGCACTTGTGTGGACATAGATAGGGACTCGTTAGAGGTCGCTAAATCCACCCTCAGGACCATAGACGCTGAAGCTGAATTCGTAGAGGCTGACTGCAACAGTTTTAACGGGAGATTTGACACAGCGATACAGAATCCGCCCTTTGGGAATGCCGTAAGGGGGATTGATCTCAACTTCCTTAGGAAAGCCCTAGAGATTGCAAACACAGTGTACTCAATACACAGGAGTAACCCTAAATCTAGGGAAATTATAATCAGAGAAGCGAACTCTAAGGGATTCAAGGTCGAAACGATAGAGTTAGCCTTCCCCTTACTAGCGTATTACCCTTGGCATAGAGAAAAGGTCCATAAAATCCTAGTTGATATTTACTCTTTTAGAAAAGTTTCCTGAAAGGATCAGATCTAACAGTTCAGCCACACCTTCTCCATCTTCCTTCTCCGTGATGAAGTCAGCTTGCTCCTTTACTGACGAGAGAGCGTTACGAACAGCTACCTTAATGTCGGCTACTCTAAATAGGGCCTCATCGTTTTCTGCATCTCCCACGGCTATTATCTTTCCTTCGCTTTTAGACTCCTTAATAGCCTTAATTAGCCCTCTACCCTTATCTACACCTTCAGGCAAAATCATCGCGTCGCCCCTGTTCATTTCTACCCTTACGTTCCTTCCGAAATCTCTCGCTTCCTTCCACGAATTAACGTAAATTATAACTTCACCTAACGAATGCTTTACGCCGATCCTGTTAAGTTGCCTACTAATATCTTCCCTCAAGTCAAACCATCCCTCCGGCGCGTTGATGATTTTCCTTTCTCCAATTATTATCAAGGCTCCATTCTCTAAAACCCAGCCAGTTGGTCTCAGGTTCGGAGCTAGGACTTTTATGAACCTCTCCTCCCTCCCTGTAACTACGAAGAACTTAAAGAAATTAGAAAATTGGTTGATCTTAATGCTCAAATCATCCCTTAATTTAAAGGAATCCCTCTCGTGTGAGAGGGTTCTATCAAAGTCAGATGCCACAATCCACAAGGCTCTCATTCCAACTTGTAACCTAAGCTCTCTAATATGCTCTTCATAACTAATGCGTCCTCTTCCATCTTAGGGCTCTCGCATATCAACGTAATCGATATGTCTCTCTTAAGTAAGGTTTCTGCTAAGGGCCTAAAAGGAGGAGCGTTCTTGTCCACGGTCTCATGGACGTCTATAAATCTCCCCTTACTAAATTTCAGGGATTGAAAATGAGAATTGATGTGAGTTAAACGCAACTCTTTCTCAAGCCTACTCAATATCTCGTCGTAGTCTATTTTCCCTCCTTGTCGAGCGAAGGTGTGAGACCAATCTATGTAAGGGATGACGCCTTCGACCTCCTTCGAGATCCTTATAACTTCATCAATGGTGCCGAATGCGGTTTCCTTTGCCATGGTCTCCACACCTAACTTCACTCCGTCTATTCCGTTCTCCTTCATTTTGTCAATTATCTCGATTAGCGAGTCCTTAATCATGGAGTAACACTGCTCCTCAGAGAATCTCCCGTAATAGCCAGCATGTATGGCTATCGCATCGGCACCCATCTCATGAGCCCTCTCAACCGATTCGTAGATCCTCCTCTTAGAGGCCTCCACCTTGTCCCTTTCAGGAGAACAGAGATTGATGTAGTATGGAGCGTGAACGGATAGTCTCACTCCGTATTCCCTGGCAGCCTCGCCTAGCTCCCTTGAGGTCTTTAACGACATCTTCACACCTCTTACAAACTCAATCTCCATCGCGTTTAATTTGATTTTACTTATGAACTCTATAGCCTCCTTGCTTCCTTTACCCCTAAGCGAAATAGGTATACCGGCTGGTCCAAGATAGATGTTGACCATGTCCTAAAGAACCACCTCCTATTTATAAGATATTAACAAAGGGTTTCAAATCTGATGCCCATCTTAAGCTGTTAAGCGTAAATTAAATCTCGATAATAATTAAATTATATTTATTGTAGAGGTACCCTGTATTTCCTTGATTCCTAGAAATTTAGGCCCGTCAATTGTTACCTTCACCTTATGTCCAGGGCTCCTTCCTGGTCTGAGCGTCATTTCAATTAACCTACCTTCTCTGTTTACGATCAACCTGGCCTCCTTCACTTCTAGAGACCTAGAAGCTCCATTAACTCCTACTATCAAGTCTTGAGGCATTAGTCCTGCACTATCGGCCGGAGAGTTATCCTCTACGTAGACCACTCTATTACCCTCCAATATGACACCGAAATATTGGGACCCTTCATCAACTAATGAAACAGTAAGCTGCTCTTTTAGAAAATCAAGGATTATGGACGATGGGGAATAAATCATTTCCTCAAGCTCATCTATCCCCCTTGACTTGAGATATCTGTCTATATCGTGGAAGGTGTACCTCTCTGGTATGTTCCTGAATATTTCAAAAATACTCCCCCCTCTTTGCCTTAACTTAATATCTAAGAGCAGTCCTACCAATAGACCACCTTCATAATAAGATACCGAAGAGTTCAGAAAGTTCTCGTCCTGCCTATAATACTTGATCCAAGTTGTCCTTGAGGCTTCGGCTAAAGACGTTTTTTTCGCTCCTGGAAAAGTTAACTTAGATAAGGCGTTGGCGACGTATTTACCCGAATCGTCCGGATTTACGCTTCCCGTTTTGGTTGCAACGTACCATGCCACGTAGTCTGTTATACCCTCAGCGAACCAAAGTAACTCAGAGTAGCCCTCAGTCTCTAGATTTAACTCCATGTCTTTAGGTCTGAACTTCCTTACGTTCCATCTGTGGAAGTACTCGTGAGCTAAGAGTTGACTTAACTCGGATCTCTCCCAGTTAACCACAATGGCGGAGGAATCTAAATGTTCTATCCCTCCGTAGTTCCTATCTGACCTCCTGAAGAAAAATATATATCGTTCAGGCGATCCCATTTCATTATCTATCTCCCTTATTAAGGGTCTTATCTGCGAAACGTCTAGCTCATCAATTGTTGAGATTTCGTGATGATCGTCAATAACTATCCTCTTGAGATTAGGACTGGCTTGTATTGGAGAGTCTATGAAGGTTTCGTAATCGTCGGCACAAAAGTAATCTCCCTCTTTCTTTAAAGTGGTTGATATAGGCCAATCAATTAATATCTTGACACAATATCTTTCCTTTTTATCCTGAAATGGGAAAACGGCCGGAGGATTTATAAATAAATAGTCCTGAGTTGAGATTGCCTCTCTCTGATCTTTACTTGCTGCATACATCCTGTACTTAAAGTTCTCCTTAACGTAGAATTTGTTCTTCGAAACTCTCACTCCTTCGATATCAACTAAGTTACGCTCCAGTTCTCTGATTACGTACGAACCTGGTAAGTAAGTAGGAAACGTTACAAAGCCTTCTCTGCCCTCAGCCGAGACCTCAACGTATCTGGGTTTTGGAGTTACTTTGAAAATCACAATAGTAATGACTCTAGGCAAAATTAATGATTAATGTGGATCGCTGCATCCTAAAAATCTTAAATTAAAACGAGTTCTTAGATCATTTAGTGGAGACTATAGATCTCATCCTTCCCAGTTTATCCCTCAACAGCTCTAACAAGACTACAGTTAAGTCTTTATCTGAAAATTCATCTATAGATTTAGCTTTAATTTCTTGAACTAAATTAGAGACGATAGAATCTAAGGTTAAGGACATCAACAATCCGCCAAACTCCTTGACGTATGAGTTGAAGACCACGACTTTCTCAGTGCTATCGTCGCTGGCTTTCTTAGACGCTAAAGACGAAATGACGCTCCTAACGTTCGCTGCGGTTTCGTCCACGGCCTCAATTATTATCGGCTCAATTATCTTCTTGTACTCGTCCACTCCGGAAGAGAGGAAAGACACGGTATCGGCTATTAACGATGCCCTCTTCTTGAGGCTGTCTAATAGAGAGTTAGTTAGAGCGTCAAGGATTGCGTTCTTATCAGATTCGGGGACCTTATATGTCGCCTCTACGGTCCTCACTTCAGCCCCCACCTTTTGAGCCAAGTACTCTACAAGCGTTTTCGCATTAACGCCTACGCTTCTAAATTTAGCAGCTGCGAGCGGACATAGGGTAATTATGGTTCCGTACTTCTCTCCTATCGCTTTAGCCATCATGTCTGCCCTTTTCCCAACGTTCTTCTCTAACGTTGCGCCAGAACATCCCTCAATCTTCTTTACCTTAAATCCCTTCTCTCTAAGTCTCTTCAACACCTCGTCTGCGTAATCGCTTGAAAAGCACGCCACGTGAAGGTTTATCTCCTCTCCTCCTTCCATCTGAATAGATTTCAATAGTCTCAGCTCAATCGGGACTATTTCAAATCTCTGATTAAGGTTCACAAGCTTTGAGTACTCCTGATATCCTTCCTTGAACGTTTTGTAATCCTCAGGCGAAATTGTGATCAATTCCAAGACGTTAATGTTTTCTGAATTCTTTCTAATCTTTTCAATAAGTTCGTTTCCGTTACCGCTAATGTAGTCATTGAAACCGCTATCTAGTGACGTTCCGAATATCTTGACCTTAAGGCCTAGTCTCTTGAAAAGCTCCAACGCCGCAAACATTGTGGTTGGGTTATCAACCAAATATCTTCCAAACCATATCCCTATATCAGCTTGTTCCGATATTACCTCCTTATATTTATCAGGTATGGGTATCTCTACACTAGCCTCTTCAGGTATATTTCTAACTACCATGGAGCTGAGCCTTATCAACATGGAGGATATAGGTATCCTCGCGGGGCAAACGCCATCACATAGACCGCATTTGTGGCATCCTGAGATCTCCGCTATAGCGCTCTCTGGAACGTCTATCTTACCGTTGAGCTCAAAAGCAGATATCAAACCTTTGGTGAAATCAAACATACCCTTAGGGGCGTAAGGCCATTGTGGAATCAACTTATATTGCGGACAAACTGTAACGCACATGGCGCAATCTATACATTTTATTGCATAATCAGTGAACATATCAAGATATTTCTTAGTAACTTTATATCCTTCGATCTCACCACCTGGAGCGATCCTTTTAGCGAAGCCTATCCCAAACCTATATCTCATCGCTTCGTTCTGCTTCTTCACTATGTCTAATACTTCCTTAGCCCTATTCTTAGGCTCAAAGACCTTTCCAGGATTGAATATCTCGTTAGGATCCATTTCCTCCTTATACTTTTTCATCACCTCGTACCTGTCGATACCAACGTCCTGAAATACCTTGCCCATAGCCGTTAACCTGTTTTTGGCATACTTATGAACGAAAATGCCAACTGAAAGCATGGATCCTCCAACTTTTATGTACTGCTCCATCATCAGCGTGTTCTTAGCCAGCTCAAAAAGTATCTTCTTATCTACTGGAGTAAGCGAAACTTGAGTGAACGCGTTAACTAGGAGAGTCTCCCTTCTCTCCAGGTCTATATCCAGATCAAAACCTCCGTCAGGCGTAAGGTCCCCTAACTTACCTAAATTCTCCTGAATCCCGTCAACAAGGTCCTTTATCTTCGTGTAGTGAATCAATCCATGTTGATGGATTAGAAGCCCTTTTGTTCTCAGGGCCGCATTGACTCCATGATTAAAGGACCACCATCCAGTCCACTCTCCTTCAAAGGTCTTAGCTCCAGTGCTTTGAGCCACTCTATACAATTTAGGTTCAACAATTGAGGATACGTTTGAGGGGTACAAGACTACCATGTTCCATTTGTCTGGAGCTAATGAAGCCTTGAAATTTTGAGCGATATAACTCGAAATTGCAGGGCCTCTAACCTGAACGTGCCACGCTGGAATTGACTCCCTATAGAACTCGCCTATCCCTCTATAGGCCTGCTCAAAGTTATCGTAAGCTAACACCAGCGATTCGGTTGGGGCAAAAGGCCTCAGTCTAATCCCTGCCCTATATATCAGCCCTGTCGTACCCTCAGCTCCACAAACCAAGGCCAAGTCCTTGCCTTCCAGTCTGACTAGCTCCCCTTTAGGGTTCACCATATCAACGAAGGCTACGTTATCACATATGTAGCCGAATTGGTAAGATCCAACCCCCAAGGCATCTCCCGAAACTCCTCCCCCTACAGTTGAATCATAGGAGGAGGGAAAGGTCCTAAGCTGTAGGCCTCTGCCCTGCGCAGCTATATCAACTAACTTCCAGGTTGCTCCGGCCTCTGAGATCGCAACTTTAGTTGAGTCGTCTATCTCAACCTTATCCATTTTGGAGAAGTCTATCAGGATACCTCCGTCAGCCGGTATAGCGTTGCCATATCTATTAGTACCTCTACCATATGGCGTAATAGGAATGTTATATTTATTTGCAATTTTTACAATGTCAATTAAATCTTCCACATTTTTAGGATATACTACATAGTCAGGAATAATATTAATTTTTATTCCGGTCCACACTAGTTGTGGAACAAACCCCATGTCAGCGGTATGAGATAATCGCTCCACCAAAGAGTCGGAAAAGTTCTCCCCAAAACGTCCTTCCAGTTCCTCTCTTACACCCAATAACTCCACCTTAATTAATTTCTTTCTCTATGCTACTTTTGATATATTGACTTATAACTTTTTGCAAAGAGGTATAGTATGACTCTTCCTGCATTCTTCTTGGTACAAAATTAGAAAACATAGAGGGTAATATCTCCCAGCTAGGAATTATATGAACATGAGTGTGAAATATAACTTGGCCCGAGGTCCTACCAACGTTAGTTAAAAGTCTCACTCCCTCTGCGTTTAGGACCTCCTTTATTGACCTCGCGATGAAAACTGTCTTTTCAATCAGATGAGGGAGTAAAGATTTTTCTGTGGTTAGTATATCATTGAAATGCCTATTTGGCATAACGAGAGTATGGCCAGGTGCGCTTGGATATTTATCCAATATTGCGGAAACGTCCTTGTCCCTATACACAAAGTAACCTTCTTCGTTACCTGATATAATGTTACAGAACAAACACATGGTTTATATGAATAAAAATAAACGATTTAAACTTTGATTCCACGCGTTATATCTCGAACATGTATTTTCTGTACGACCCCTTATCCATTAACAGCTCCAACGTATGAGTACCCTTAGTATATAGGCCTTTCACATTCAGCACCATTTTCCTTTCCTTCTCTCCGTGAATCTCCTCTTCATAGTCTAGCACAGGCTGCCTATCTATATACAAAGCGATTAGCTTTGAGCCAATCATGCTTGGTTCAATTGGAATGAGAAGCTTCATTATAGATGAGATTAGGAGAGAAGATAAATAAAGCGATAACCCCCGTGATATTGATGCAGTATTACATACTAGCGCTAATCTTTGTACTCTCTTTCATATCTAACGCGACGCCGTTCTTCGGTGCACCTTACACTGTAATTGCCTCAACTCTCTTAATCCAGGAGGGAGTAAATCCATATAACTTCCTCGAGGTAGTGATAGTTTCTGGGATCGGATCTGCCATAGCGAAAAGCGTTATGTATATGATAGGTTACGGGTTGGGGTCTACGCTAAAGAATAACAAAAACGTCAAGTTCTTCCATCAATCTATCAAAGGGAGATCGTTTTATCTAGTTTTATTCCTAACGGCAATCTTACCGTTCTTTCCTTTTGACGACTTCGTGTTCCTAGTTGGAGGAGCCGGTAAAGCCTCTATAATTAAGATGCTCGAGATTACAATTTTTTCAAAGATACTTAAGAGTTCGATGGAGATAGGTATAGAGGTAACTGGCCTTATCCAGATAAGCAGGTTAACTGACATCCCGTCTGTAGAACTGGGTATAATTTCGTCCATATTGTTCGCCATTTTAGGTTTTCTTTTATTTAAGATAGATTGGGAAAAAATGTACAAAAGGGTAGAAAGGTACTTTAACGTGTCAGATAGGAATAGCACATGAAAATATTCTCAGGTAAGAAGTTTGAGGTGCACGTAGAGAAGGTCTCCTTACCTAACGGAAAAGAGAGGCAGCTAGAGTACGTTAAACATAGAGGATCGGTCGTCCTCGTACCTTTGCTTGAGGACAAGGTAATCATGATCAAACAATATAGACCGGTGATAGGGAAATGGATATATGAGTTCCCTGCTGGAACAATAGATGAGGGAGAGGATCCAGAAACCACAGCCAAGAGGGAGTTGATAGAGGAGACGGGTTATGAGGCGGGTTCCCTTACTAAACTGCTGTCTTTCTACCCCTCACCAGGCATAACTAATGAGGTTATGCACCTTTACCTAGCGTCTGACCTAAAGTACGTTGGGGCAAGACCTGAGGAGTACGAAGTGATTAAGGTTGAGCCCATGGAATTCAAGGATCTGGAAAACCTGGTTATCAACGGTTCAATAGAGGACGGTAAGACCATCATTGGCGTACTCTACGTTAAGTATAAAGGTGTTCTAAATCTATGAGCTCTCCAGTTATAAGAGGCTCTTCCTTAACTATCCATTTCCTAGCCCTCACTTGTCTAAGCGCTTCGACTACTTCCACCCAATCAGAGAGAGAGTCCATCTCGTACAGGACTACGAACTCGTAATCAGCTAAACCAAACGAGTAAGTAGTGTAGGACTTTATTCCCTTGTTTGCCGCGTGCTCCTTCGCTACCTTAATGTGTTCTCTCATAACGTCCTCCCTTTCCTGAAAAGGAAGGAGATACCACTCAACATCTTTCTTCATCGGGTAGGCTACAAAATACCTTAGAGGAGGTGACTTCAACGTTT is part of the Metallosphaera cuprina Ar-4 genome and harbors:
- a CDS encoding NUDIX hydrolase, which produces MKIFSGKKFEVHVEKVSLPNGKERQLEYVKHRGSVVLVPLLEDKVIMIKQYRPVIGKWIYEFPAGTIDEGEDPETTAKRELIEETGYEAGSLTKLLSFYPSPGITNEVMHLYLASDLKYVGARPEEYEVIKVEPMEFKDLENLVINGSIEDGKTIIGVLYVKYKGVLNL
- a CDS encoding HIT family protein; the encoded protein is MCLFCNIISGNEEGYFVYRDKDVSAILDKYPSAPGHTLVMPNRHFNDILTTEKSLLPHLIEKTVFIARSIKEVLNAEGVRLLTNVGRTSGQVIFHTHVHIIPSWEILPSMFSNFVPRRMQEESYYTSLQKVISQYIKSSIEKEIN
- a CDS encoding FAD-binding and (Fe-S)-binding domain-containing protein, with amino-acid sequence MGVREELEGRFGENFSDSLVERLSHTADMGFVPQLVWTGIKINIIPDYVVYPKNVEDLIDIVKIANKYNIPITPYGRGTNRYGNAIPADGGILIDFSKMDKVEIDDSTKVAISEAGATWKLVDIAAQGRGLQLRTFPSSYDSTVGGGVSGDALGVGSYQFGYICDNVAFVDMVNPKGELVRLEGKDLALVCGAEGTTGLIYRAGIRLRPFAPTESLVLAYDNFEQAYRGIGEFYRESIPAWHVQVRGPAISSYIAQNFKASLAPDKWNMVVLYPSNVSSIVEPKLYRVAQSTGAKTFEGEWTGWWSFNHGVNAALRTKGLLIHQHGLIHYTKIKDLVDGIQENLGKLGDLTPDGGFDLDIDLERRETLLVNAFTQVSLTPVDKKILFELAKNTLMMEQYIKVGGSMLSVGIFVHKYAKNRLTAMGKVFQDVGIDRYEVMKKYKEEMDPNEIFNPGKVFEPKNRAKEVLDIVKKQNEAMRYRFGIGFAKRIAPGGEIEGYKVTKKYLDMFTDYAIKCIDCAMCVTVCPQYKLIPQWPYAPKGMFDFTKGLISAFELNGKIDVPESAIAEISGCHKCGLCDGVCPARIPISSMLIRLSSMVVRNIPEEASVEIPIPDKYKEVISEQADIGIWFGRYLVDNPTTMFAALELFKRLGLKVKIFGTSLDSGFNDYISGNGNELIEKIRKNSENINVLELITISPEDYKTFKEGYQEYSKLVNLNQRFEIVPIELRLLKSIQMEGGEEINLHVACFSSDYADEVLKRLREKGFKVKKIEGCSGATLEKNVGKRADMMAKAIGEKYGTIITLCPLAAAKFRSVGVNAKTLVEYLAQKVGAEVRTVEATYKVPESDKNAILDALTNSLLDSLKKRASLIADTVSFLSSGVDEYKKIIEPIIIEAVDETAANVRSVISSLASKKASDDSTEKVVVFNSYVKEFGGLLMSLTLDSIVSNLVQEIKAKSIDEFSDKDLTVVLLELLRDKLGRMRSIVSTK
- a CDS encoding chlorite dismutase family protein, giving the protein MTNEIYMHVFSIKLLPKWWSLNKGERSKIISLVKEIENQHNLISIKRYVSVNRPSSIVYWLSGDDTSSLMRFRSSILSALKGYADEDIVLFSIFKPSPYTRGNFDVRETLKSPPLRYFVAYPMKKDVEWYLLPFQEREDVMREHIKVAKEHAANKGIKSYTTYSFGLADYEFVVLYEMDSLSDWVEVVEALRQVRARKWIVKEEPLITGELIDLEHLYT
- a CDS encoding M61 family metallopeptidase translates to MIFKVTPKPRYVEVSAEGREGFVTFPTYLPGSYVIRELERNLVDIEGVRVSKNKFYVKENFKYRMYAASKDQREAISTQDYLFINPPAVFPFQDKKERYCVKILIDWPISTTLKKEGDYFCADDYETFIDSPIQASPNLKRIVIDDHHEISTIDELDVSQIRPLIREIDNEMGSPERYIFFFRRSDRNYGGIEHLDSSAIVVNWERSELSQLLAHEYFHRWNVRKFRPKDMELNLETEGYSELLWFAEGITDYVAWYVATKTGSVNPDDSGKYVANALSKLTFPGAKKTSLAEASRTTWIKYYRQDENFLNSSVSYYEGGLLVGLLLDIKLRQRGGSIFEIFRNIPERYTFHDIDRYLKSRGIDELEEMIYSPSSIILDFLKEQLTVSLVDEGSQYFGVILEGNRVVYVEDNSPADSAGLMPQDLIVGVNGASRSLEVKEARLIVNREGRLIEMTLRPGRSPGHKVKVTIDGPKFLGIKEIQGTSTINII